One genomic window of Quercus robur chromosome 6, dhQueRobu3.1, whole genome shotgun sequence includes the following:
- the LOC126690459 gene encoding protein GRIP-like, with amino-acid sequence MIEEKDKEISKLLDGSKDLHQSLESKPPEAMLKFELHNMERVQKREGVDMTYLKNVILKLLKTGEVETLLPVIGTLLQFSPEELGTLC; translated from the exons ATGATTGAGGAGAAGGACAAAGAAATCTCTAAACTTCTTGATGGCAGTAAGGATCTTCATCAATCTTTGGAATCAAAACCACCT GAAGCCATGCTGAAGTTTGAGCTTCACAACATGGAAAGAGTGCAAAAGAGGGAAGGGGTAGATATGAcatatttgaaaaatgttatCTTAAAGCTTCTTAAAACAG GTGAAGTGGAGACTCTACTACCCGTGATTGGAACACTGCTTCAATTTAGTCCTGAAGAG CTTGGTACATTATGCTAG
- the LOC126690450 gene encoding putative disease resistance protein RGA3 isoform X2 produces the protein MAETVISAVLGKLIPVATEQISLVWGFEELLTELQDSLTTIRAVLTDAERREVEEERVKLWLLRLKDVAYDVDDVLDEFAYEILRRKIEIRNQMMRKVFFLFSSSNPIAFRINMANKIKTMLKSLEKISNKAKEFEFDRSINAIPEVIQTDSSLEDAEIEGMGDHVLKIVDLMLSTTSEQLSVIPIVGMPGLGKTTLAKLVYNHELVQRNFDKKIWICVSNDFDDKKILGAILESLTKNPCTLQQKDAIFECLREELQEKRYLLVLDDVWNDNPEKWATLRSCLLRINSSAGNNVIVTTRSDTVVRIMKTIHQHHLEKLADGECWSIIKKIVSTKERIPLSQDLEDIGREIAKRCQGIPLVARVLGGTMSNKIEEREWLEIQNSEVWSSLRGENKILSILKLSFDRLSPSLKSCFTYCAIFPKDYEMGKEDLIQHWMAEGFLQPSQGNSSEMEDIGNYYFDILLANSLFQDKKLDDFGDVISCKMHDLVHDLALSISQETLHLGGNVRDDIDKSHIRRLSFVSNDGTTPTIPLSRDGMHKLRTTFLIYANLGDKLLDLKFVRGLILSEIGRKKIFKSICEFRHLRLLQVQRTYISALPNSITKLYNLQTLAIEYCPFLRKLPKNLRNLTNLRHINISHADVEQMPINMGQLTCLQTLPFFVIGQKTGHRIEELGCLSQLRGGLNIFNLEHVRDKEEAKTANLVGKTRVHKLEFHWSRERVGNNNDEDVLEGLRPHPRLKSLKIRNFGGEKFPSWILAGDNSGGGLFLFNHLLEICLVDCNKCEKIPTLGHLPCLKFLQIEGMDNVTCIGAEFYNSYSGVGSSTGRDGSGRNALFPALKWFDLQRMPNLVEWKDPMDPTTTGMVFPCLEELTIKECRKLISAPCHFPSLKKLDIRNTCSTTFKNIISKVTTLMSLEIYDISELSCLPEHLWQNNSTNLMSLKIESCADLVSILLPHEDDVCAPCMSLQSLCIIKCEKLSHLPNTLQTFNSLEKFEVISCSNVMYFPSLQGVAPFLRTLKISCGVEVFPSGLQSCTSLSELTIRKCPNLKSIPDMRELHSLIRLKIRSCPNLISIGDLRELHSLIRLEIRSFPNLISIGDLRELHSLIRLEISDCPNLISIGDLRELHSLNHLQIVRCQKLRHLPDGLDCLTRLKRLRIGKFCEELDVSTILCSFQHSQTSLENLVLYGCDKLKTPPDEILRFTGLKYLTIFGCKSRITFYFWFKCRMPHLYLRTPRWTPSSAVLEIILNLL, from the exons ATGGCGGAGACTGTCATTAGTGCTGTGCTAGGCAAGCTAATTCCAGTTGCTACTGAGCAGATCAGCCTTGTTTGGGGGTTCGAGGAGCTGCTGACAGAACTTCAAGACTCATTGACAACGATTCGAGCTGTGCTGACTGATGCGGAGAGAAGGGAGGTGGAAGAAGAGCGTGTGAAGCTTTGGTTGCTGAGGCTTAAAGACGTTGCTTATGATGTTGATGATGTGCTGGACGAGTTTGCTTATGAGATTCTCCGGCGAAAGATAGAGATCCGAAACCAAATGATGAGAAAGGTATTCTTCTTATTTTCATCTTCAAACCCTATTGCATTCCGAATCAACATGGCCAACAAAATTAAGACTATGCTCAAATCTTTGGAAAAGATTAGTAATAAAGcaaaagaatttgaatttgatagATCAATAAATGCAATTCCTGAGGTCATTCAGACAGACTCCTCTCTTGAGGATGCAGAGATTGAAGGAATGGGAGATCATGTCTTAAAAATAGTAGACTTGATGCTTAGTACAACCAGTGAACAACTGTCAGTCATTCCTATAGTGGGAATGCCAGGTTTGGGAAAGACAACTTTAGCAAAACTAGTGTATAATCATGAACTAGTGCAGAggaattttgataaaaaaatatggatATGTGTCTCCAATGATTTTGATGATAAGAAGATTTTGGGAGCGATTCTAGAATCCCTTACCAAGAACCCATGTACGTTGCAACAGAAAGATGCAATATTTGAATGCCTAAGAGAAGAGTTGCAAGAAAAAAGAtatcttcttgttcttgatgaTGTTTGGAATGACAATCCTGAGAAATGGGCTACTTTAAGGAGTTGTTTGTTAAGAATTAATTCATCTGCAGGAAACAATGTTATTGTAACAACTCGTAGCGATACTGTGGTGAGGATCATGAAGACAATTCATCAGCATCACTTGGAAAAGCTCGCAGACGGTGAATGTTGGTCCATAATCAAGAAAATAGTTTCTACAAAAGAAAGAATTCCACTAAGTCAAGATCTAGAGGATATTGGAAGGGAGATTGCTAAAAGATGTCAAGGGATTCCATTAGTTGCAAGGGTTTTAGGAGGGACAATGTCTAATAAGATCGAGGAAAGGGAATGGTTGGAAATTCAAAACAGTGAGGTTTGGAGTTCCTTGCGTggtgaaaataaaatcttatcaATACTAAAATTAAGCTTTGATCGTCTTTCACCATCTCTAAAAAGTTGTTTTACATATTGTGCTATATTTCCTAAAGATTATGAAATGGGAAAGGAAGATTTAATTCAACATTGGATGGCTGAAGGGTTTCTTCAACCATCGCAAGGAAATTCTTCTGAGATGGAAGACATTGGTAACTactattttgatattttgttggCAAATTCCTTATTCCAAGACAAAAAATTGGATGATTTTGGTGATGTAATAAGTTGTAAGATGCATGATCTTGTACATGATCTTGCCCTCTCAATTTCACAAGAAACCTTGCATTTAGGGGGCAATGTGAGGGATGACATTGACAAGTCTCATATTCGGCGTTTATCTTTTGTATCCAATGACGGGACAACACCAACAATCCCACTATCTAGAGATGGCATGCATAAATTGCGCACAACTTTTTTGATTTATGCTAATCTTGGGGACAAGTTATTGGACTTAAAATTTGTACGTGGTCTAATATTATCtgagataggaaggaaaaaaattttcaagtcaATTTGTGAGTTTAGACATTTAAGGCTTCTTCAAGTCCAGAGAACCTACATCAGTGCATTACCCAATTCTATTACCAAGCTCTACAACTTACAAACTCTAGCAATCGAGTATTGTCCTTTTCTAAGAAAGCTTCCaaaaaatctaagaaatttGACTAACTTGAGACATATTAATATTAGTCATGCGGACGTAGAACAAATGCCGATCAATATGGGGCAGTTGACTTGCCTTCAAACATTGCCTTTCTTTGTCATTGGACAGAAAACTGGTCATCGAATTGAAGAACTGGGATGCTTAAGCCAGCTCAGAGGAGGATTAAATATCTTCAATTTGGAGCATGTGAGAGATAAAGAAGAAGCCAAAACTGCAAATTTAGTGGGAAAGACAAGAGTACACAAGCTGGAATTCCATTGGAGTCGGGAAAGAGTAGGCAACAACAATGATGAGGATGTATTGGAAGGCCTTCGACCTCACCCACGTTTGAAAAGCTTAAAGATACGAAATTTTGGGGGTGAGAAGTTCCCTTCATGGATATTAGCCGGTGATAACAGTGGTGGtggtttgtttctttttaaccaTCTGTTGGAAATCTGTTTAGTAGATTgtaataaatgtgaaaaaattccTACACTTGGGCATTTACCATGTCTCAAGTTTCTTCAAATAGAGGGAATGGATAATGTGACATGTATAGGAGCAGAATTTTACAACAGTTACAGTGGTGTGGGATCAAGTACCGGTAGAGATGGCAGTGGTAGAAATGCGTTGTTCCCAGCTTTGAAATGGTTTGATTTGCAGCGTATGCCCAATCTAGTGGAGTGGAAGGACCCGATGGACCCAACAACAACAGGAATGGTGTTTCCTTGCCTTGAGGAGTTAACCATTAAAGAATGTAGAAAACTGATAAGTGCTCCATGTCATTTTCCGTCACTTAAGAAATTAGATATTCGGAATACTTGCAGTACGACATTCAAAAACATTATCAGCAAGGTTACCACGCTTATGTCCCTTGAGATTTATGATATTTCAGAACTTTCTTGTCTGCCAGAGCATTTATGGCAAAATAATTCTACGAATCTAATGTCTTTGAAGATAGAGAGTTGTGCTGATTTGGTGTCCATCTTGCTGCCGCATGAGGATGATGTATGTGCGCCTTGCATGTCTCTCCAATCACTTTGTattatcaaatgtgagaaattgAGTCATTTGCCAAACACACTGCAAACCTTCAATTCCCTTGAGAAATTTGAAGTAATCAGTTGTTCCAATGTGATGTATTTTCCCAGTCTACAAGGTGTGGCACCCTTTCTTCGAACTCTAAAGATATCATGTGGTGTTGAAGTTTTCCCGTCTGGGCTGCAATCCTGTACATCTCTTTCGGAATTGACGATAAGGAAATGTCCTAATCTGAAATCAATTCCAGATATGCGAGAATTACATTCTCTTATCCGATTAAAGATTCGGAGTTGTCCTAATCTGATATCAATTGGAGATCTACGAGAATTACATTCTCTTATCCGATTAGAGATTCGGAGTTTTCCTAATCTGATATCAATTGGAGATCTACGAGAATTACATTCTCTTATCCGATTAGAGATTTCGGATTGTCCTAATCTGATATCAATTGGAGATCTACGAGAATTGCATTCTCTTAACCACTTACAAATTGTGCGTTGCCAAAAGTTGAGGCATCTACCGGATGGCTTAGACTGCCTCACCCGCTTGAAGCGTTTGCGGATTGGTAAGTTTTGCGAGGAGCTGGATGTTTCCACGATTCTCTGTTCCTTCCAACACTCGCAGACATCCCTTGAAAACCTGGTATTGTATGGGTGCGATAAACTCAAAACTCCTCCGGACGAAATTCTACGCTTCACCGGCCTCAAATATCTGACAATATTTGGGTGTAAATCAAggataactttttatttttggtttaaatgTCGCATGCCTCATCTTTATCTGAGGACTCCGAGATGGACGCCAAGTTCAGCA GTATTGGAGATCATATTAAACCTTCTATAA
- the LOC126690450 gene encoding putative disease resistance protein RGA3 isoform X1: MAETVISAVLGKLIPVATEQISLVWGFEELLTELQDSLTTIRAVLTDAERREVEEERVKLWLLRLKDVAYDVDDVLDEFAYEILRRKIEIRNQMMRKVFFLFSSSNPIAFRINMANKIKTMLKSLEKISNKAKEFEFDRSINAIPEVIQTDSSLEDAEIEGMGDHVLKIVDLMLSTTSEQLSVIPIVGMPGLGKTTLAKLVYNHELVQRNFDKKIWICVSNDFDDKKILGAILESLTKNPCTLQQKDAIFECLREELQEKRYLLVLDDVWNDNPEKWATLRSCLLRINSSAGNNVIVTTRSDTVVRIMKTIHQHHLEKLADGECWSIIKKIVSTKERIPLSQDLEDIGREIAKRCQGIPLVARVLGGTMSNKIEEREWLEIQNSEVWSSLRGENKILSILKLSFDRLSPSLKSCFTYCAIFPKDYEMGKEDLIQHWMAEGFLQPSQGNSSEMEDIGNYYFDILLANSLFQDKKLDDFGDVISCKMHDLVHDLALSISQETLHLGGNVRDDIDKSHIRRLSFVSNDGTTPTIPLSRDGMHKLRTTFLIYANLGDKLLDLKFVRGLILSEIGRKKIFKSICEFRHLRLLQVQRTYISALPNSITKLYNLQTLAIEYCPFLRKLPKNLRNLTNLRHINISHADVEQMPINMGQLTCLQTLPFFVIGQKTGHRIEELGCLSQLRGGLNIFNLEHVRDKEEAKTANLVGKTRVHKLEFHWSRERVGNNNDEDVLEGLRPHPRLKSLKIRNFGGEKFPSWILAGDNSGGGLFLFNHLLEICLVDCNKCEKIPTLGHLPCLKFLQIEGMDNVTCIGAEFYNSYSGVGSSTGRDGSGRNALFPALKWFDLQRMPNLVEWKDPMDPTTTGMVFPCLEELTIKECRKLISAPCHFPSLKKLDIRNTCSTTFKNIISKVTTLMSLEIYDISELSCLPEHLWQNNSTNLMSLKIESCADLVSILLPHEDDVCAPCMSLQSLCIIKCEKLSHLPNTLQTFNSLEKFEVISCSNVMYFPSLQGVAPFLRTLKISCGVEVFPSGLQSCTSLSELTIRKCPNLKSIPDMRELHSLIRLKIRSCPNLISIGDLRELHSLIRLEIRSFPNLISIGDLRELHSLIRLEISDCPNLISIGDLRELHSLNHLQIVRCQKLRHLPDGLDCLTRLKRLRIGKFCEELDVSTILCSFQHSQTSLENLVLYGCDKLKTPPDEILRFTGLKYLTIFGCKSRITFYFWFKCRMPHLYLRTPRWTPSSAVSLLIPYYYILFYSLLNNLTSDLNQPNLRLYSISFPQICLMCRDWPY, encoded by the coding sequence ATGGCGGAGACTGTCATTAGTGCTGTGCTAGGCAAGCTAATTCCAGTTGCTACTGAGCAGATCAGCCTTGTTTGGGGGTTCGAGGAGCTGCTGACAGAACTTCAAGACTCATTGACAACGATTCGAGCTGTGCTGACTGATGCGGAGAGAAGGGAGGTGGAAGAAGAGCGTGTGAAGCTTTGGTTGCTGAGGCTTAAAGACGTTGCTTATGATGTTGATGATGTGCTGGACGAGTTTGCTTATGAGATTCTCCGGCGAAAGATAGAGATCCGAAACCAAATGATGAGAAAGGTATTCTTCTTATTTTCATCTTCAAACCCTATTGCATTCCGAATCAACATGGCCAACAAAATTAAGACTATGCTCAAATCTTTGGAAAAGATTAGTAATAAAGcaaaagaatttgaatttgatagATCAATAAATGCAATTCCTGAGGTCATTCAGACAGACTCCTCTCTTGAGGATGCAGAGATTGAAGGAATGGGAGATCATGTCTTAAAAATAGTAGACTTGATGCTTAGTACAACCAGTGAACAACTGTCAGTCATTCCTATAGTGGGAATGCCAGGTTTGGGAAAGACAACTTTAGCAAAACTAGTGTATAATCATGAACTAGTGCAGAggaattttgataaaaaaatatggatATGTGTCTCCAATGATTTTGATGATAAGAAGATTTTGGGAGCGATTCTAGAATCCCTTACCAAGAACCCATGTACGTTGCAACAGAAAGATGCAATATTTGAATGCCTAAGAGAAGAGTTGCAAGAAAAAAGAtatcttcttgttcttgatgaTGTTTGGAATGACAATCCTGAGAAATGGGCTACTTTAAGGAGTTGTTTGTTAAGAATTAATTCATCTGCAGGAAACAATGTTATTGTAACAACTCGTAGCGATACTGTGGTGAGGATCATGAAGACAATTCATCAGCATCACTTGGAAAAGCTCGCAGACGGTGAATGTTGGTCCATAATCAAGAAAATAGTTTCTACAAAAGAAAGAATTCCACTAAGTCAAGATCTAGAGGATATTGGAAGGGAGATTGCTAAAAGATGTCAAGGGATTCCATTAGTTGCAAGGGTTTTAGGAGGGACAATGTCTAATAAGATCGAGGAAAGGGAATGGTTGGAAATTCAAAACAGTGAGGTTTGGAGTTCCTTGCGTggtgaaaataaaatcttatcaATACTAAAATTAAGCTTTGATCGTCTTTCACCATCTCTAAAAAGTTGTTTTACATATTGTGCTATATTTCCTAAAGATTATGAAATGGGAAAGGAAGATTTAATTCAACATTGGATGGCTGAAGGGTTTCTTCAACCATCGCAAGGAAATTCTTCTGAGATGGAAGACATTGGTAACTactattttgatattttgttggCAAATTCCTTATTCCAAGACAAAAAATTGGATGATTTTGGTGATGTAATAAGTTGTAAGATGCATGATCTTGTACATGATCTTGCCCTCTCAATTTCACAAGAAACCTTGCATTTAGGGGGCAATGTGAGGGATGACATTGACAAGTCTCATATTCGGCGTTTATCTTTTGTATCCAATGACGGGACAACACCAACAATCCCACTATCTAGAGATGGCATGCATAAATTGCGCACAACTTTTTTGATTTATGCTAATCTTGGGGACAAGTTATTGGACTTAAAATTTGTACGTGGTCTAATATTATCtgagataggaaggaaaaaaattttcaagtcaATTTGTGAGTTTAGACATTTAAGGCTTCTTCAAGTCCAGAGAACCTACATCAGTGCATTACCCAATTCTATTACCAAGCTCTACAACTTACAAACTCTAGCAATCGAGTATTGTCCTTTTCTAAGAAAGCTTCCaaaaaatctaagaaatttGACTAACTTGAGACATATTAATATTAGTCATGCGGACGTAGAACAAATGCCGATCAATATGGGGCAGTTGACTTGCCTTCAAACATTGCCTTTCTTTGTCATTGGACAGAAAACTGGTCATCGAATTGAAGAACTGGGATGCTTAAGCCAGCTCAGAGGAGGATTAAATATCTTCAATTTGGAGCATGTGAGAGATAAAGAAGAAGCCAAAACTGCAAATTTAGTGGGAAAGACAAGAGTACACAAGCTGGAATTCCATTGGAGTCGGGAAAGAGTAGGCAACAACAATGATGAGGATGTATTGGAAGGCCTTCGACCTCACCCACGTTTGAAAAGCTTAAAGATACGAAATTTTGGGGGTGAGAAGTTCCCTTCATGGATATTAGCCGGTGATAACAGTGGTGGtggtttgtttctttttaaccaTCTGTTGGAAATCTGTTTAGTAGATTgtaataaatgtgaaaaaattccTACACTTGGGCATTTACCATGTCTCAAGTTTCTTCAAATAGAGGGAATGGATAATGTGACATGTATAGGAGCAGAATTTTACAACAGTTACAGTGGTGTGGGATCAAGTACCGGTAGAGATGGCAGTGGTAGAAATGCGTTGTTCCCAGCTTTGAAATGGTTTGATTTGCAGCGTATGCCCAATCTAGTGGAGTGGAAGGACCCGATGGACCCAACAACAACAGGAATGGTGTTTCCTTGCCTTGAGGAGTTAACCATTAAAGAATGTAGAAAACTGATAAGTGCTCCATGTCATTTTCCGTCACTTAAGAAATTAGATATTCGGAATACTTGCAGTACGACATTCAAAAACATTATCAGCAAGGTTACCACGCTTATGTCCCTTGAGATTTATGATATTTCAGAACTTTCTTGTCTGCCAGAGCATTTATGGCAAAATAATTCTACGAATCTAATGTCTTTGAAGATAGAGAGTTGTGCTGATTTGGTGTCCATCTTGCTGCCGCATGAGGATGATGTATGTGCGCCTTGCATGTCTCTCCAATCACTTTGTattatcaaatgtgagaaattgAGTCATTTGCCAAACACACTGCAAACCTTCAATTCCCTTGAGAAATTTGAAGTAATCAGTTGTTCCAATGTGATGTATTTTCCCAGTCTACAAGGTGTGGCACCCTTTCTTCGAACTCTAAAGATATCATGTGGTGTTGAAGTTTTCCCGTCTGGGCTGCAATCCTGTACATCTCTTTCGGAATTGACGATAAGGAAATGTCCTAATCTGAAATCAATTCCAGATATGCGAGAATTACATTCTCTTATCCGATTAAAGATTCGGAGTTGTCCTAATCTGATATCAATTGGAGATCTACGAGAATTACATTCTCTTATCCGATTAGAGATTCGGAGTTTTCCTAATCTGATATCAATTGGAGATCTACGAGAATTACATTCTCTTATCCGATTAGAGATTTCGGATTGTCCTAATCTGATATCAATTGGAGATCTACGAGAATTGCATTCTCTTAACCACTTACAAATTGTGCGTTGCCAAAAGTTGAGGCATCTACCGGATGGCTTAGACTGCCTCACCCGCTTGAAGCGTTTGCGGATTGGTAAGTTTTGCGAGGAGCTGGATGTTTCCACGATTCTCTGTTCCTTCCAACACTCGCAGACATCCCTTGAAAACCTGGTATTGTATGGGTGCGATAAACTCAAAACTCCTCCGGACGAAATTCTACGCTTCACCGGCCTCAAATATCTGACAATATTTGGGTGTAAATCAAggataactttttatttttggtttaaatgTCGCATGCCTCATCTTTATCTGAGGACTCCGAGATGGACGCCAAGTTCAGCAGTAAGTTTACTTATACCTTATTATTATATCCTCTTCTACTCTCTTCTCAACAATCTCACTTCTGATTTAAATCAAC